ACACTTATTCGGCTCATATTGTGAGCCGAATAGCGGGTCTAATTGGCTCATGCTCTGTTTCAGATAACCTTCGCCCTTTGGTTTGGACTTTCGGGTGATGCATGGCTGCGTGATATTCTTCAAGCCCGAGCCCGGAACAAGTCAGTGCTGACTTGATCTGGTCTCGCAACCCAATACCGTTTGTTCACCTGGAGCATGGCAGCCCGATGACAGAAGCCCCCTTGAAAACCCTTTCCGACCTGGTTAGCGATGCCCATGCCCGCATTCAGGCGGCGCACGAGCATATCAACCCGGTAGTGGAAGTACGGCAGGGGATGCGTGATAGCGGCATACCCGCCGACGTCATATCCATCGATTGCCTGCGCACGCAGCGGCGCATCACCCTGGTTCTGCATGATCAGCAGCCGGGCACTGTGCTCTACCAGTTCGTTACCCGTGAAGAAGAAGTGAGCGGTGACTTCAAGCAGATCGATGTCACCGCGCTGAGCAGCGATACCTTGTTTGACTGGATGCAGGATTACTTTGCGTGAAGGCCTAAACGCCCGCTAGGGCAAGATCATATGTAGATACCGGTCTCGCTCAAAATCATCCAATAGATAATGGTGTACTTCGGATTCGGCATCAGATGCGGGCAAGCTCAGAAAATGCTCTTTCCGCTTCAATGAATGGTCACCCTCCGCCATCAAGTCGGCTACTACACAATTGAGATTGGCCTCACACGGGCTGTCGCTGTTCTGGGATAGCTCTTCCACCACCTTTGCATAACAAGCCTTTCCGCCTGGCATCGAGTCATTCACCCGTTCTTGAAGCATGCAGTATAAAAAGCGATTTTCGGCTTGTTCTGGCACTATCTCCAAAGCAGCTTCAGCGTCAGTAAGAGCCTGTTGATATTGTCGGCTCTGAATATGTCCGTTTGCTTGAGACATGAGCTCTGAAGCCTGCCGAGCCTTATCGGAAGGAACTTCATTCCGCTCAGAAGGAGCCCTTTGATTATTTCCCTGCTCGTTGTCGGATTCAAACGTACACGCCGTAGCAACCAGGCTGAACAAAAAAAGAATAATGAGATTTTTCATTTCGCTTTCACTATGGGCAGGGGAATCGTCACGGCACCAGTAGGCGGTATAGGGACGGCGCTTCCCTCTGGCGCACTGTAGATGTAGCCACCGCTTATAACGACTTGAACCACATTACCAAGCTCAGGAGCCGGTAAGGTTAAAACTGCAGATCCTATAGGAACGTATTGGTCATTCGGCCAGAGCCCAGCTTCATTTCGATCTACCACTAGTGGGGTCGACAAAATCTGCCGCCCATCTATAAGAACCTTTGCTGCAGCTTGAAAATGTACAGTGCCCATGTGATCTGCTGCTGTGAACCCCATAGCCGAGATAAATAGCTCTCGCCCACTCAAGCTCAATGATCCTTTGATGAAAAATGTGCCGTTAACGCCAACGCCCTCAGCAGGTAGGAAGGCAACCTGCCGCAGATTGAACTCTTGAGCGTCCAATTGATAATTAAGAAGTACATCTCGACTATCAGGGTTTTCGGAGCTATCCCCGACGGCAAAAAAAACGTCGCTGGCCTCCACGTGCATAATATTGGTGTCTTGACCTTTGGCAATAGGCTGGTTAGCGTCAAATGAGCCCGTCAAGAGCGACCGCTTAGCGGCTGCCGCCAAGCTTGAATCAACTCTGGCAACACCATTTCCCGCTTCGGCGCCTACATTGACTGTGCCCTTCGCGATTAGCTTATTAGCTCCAGGCGGGCAACCACATGCAACATAGTCACCAGCTCTCGCCGCAGGACCTGCCGGTAAAATTGTGGTTCTTGCACCTACCGCAACAATTTCACCTACACCTTTTTTGCAGGCAGGGCAGGTTGCTTTGTGACCGACTGAGCTGGCGACAAGACCATCAAATAATATGCCGCTGTTACCCTCAATGACGGAGCCGCCGGTCGACGTTTTAGAGCCTATTCCTATGCTGAGCATCGTGTGAAACCTCCCTGTACTAATGCCAGTTCACCGCAACACCGGCGGTGACAAGAGGCATGATCATACATAGGGCAAGAGGAGGTGCAATCGCAATGGACCGAATTGATACTCAGGGCACACTTTCCAAGCTGCCCTAAAGCCAGAGTGCTCAGGAAATCAGTTAAACCGCACCCGCCGACCGAAACCGCTCGGTCAATTGCCGCATCGACAGCGACTCCTGGCGCAGCGATTCGCTGATTTCCCGGGACTGATTCACGCTGCCCATCAGCAGCACCGAGCTTTCTCTGAGCATGGCCGAGCGTTGTTTGATCAGGTTGAGTTCATCGCGCTGCAATGAGACCGAGCGTGAGACCTGGTGGCTGCTGGTTTCCATTTCTACAAACTGACCCGCCAGACGCGTGAGGTGGGTTTTCAGTTGATCGAGATTGGTTCGGTTGTCGGCACCGGCGGCGTGCATTTCGCCCAGCAGCGCATCCACGCCGCTGACCCCTTCGACCAGATCCATGACCCACTGGCGAATATTGCGGGTGGAATCGGCGGTACGTTGGGACAAGGTTCTTACCTCATCGGCGACCACCGCAAAGCCGCGCCCATGTTCGCCGGCACGTGCAGCTTCAATCGCCGCATTCAGCGCCAGCAGGTTGGTCTGGTCGGCGATGGCGGCAATCACGCCGATTACCTGCTCGATCTTGCTGGTGGATTCGCCCAGCGCCTGGATCGAGGTGGAGACGCGCACGATCACATCGACGGCGTTATTGGCGGCTGCCTCGCTGCTTTGCAGGCCCTGTTGAACCTGCGCGTTGGCCAGCACCGCTTCGCGTATTTTGGCGGCCGACAGCTCGGTGACCGACTCGATTTCCGAAGCCTGACCGGCGATAGCGCCCATCGAGTTATTCACCTCTTCAATCTGCTCACGGGTGGTTTCAGAGGCGGCCTGGACTGCCTCCGCTTCGGCGTCCAGGGTCGCGGAGCGCTGATTCAGGCTGGCGGCGGAATGGCGGATATCGCCGACAAACTGATCGAAGCGCCCGACCAGACCATTGAGAGCACGGGCCACGCCGGCGACTTCATCCTTGCCGGTGACCACCGGCGTGCGGCTGAGATCCGAAGTGGCGTCCATCTGCTTGATATCACTTTCAATATTCTGCAACCGGACGATCACCGTGCGCCTGAGCCACAGCGTCATCAGAATAATGGCGATCAGGAACACCGCAGAACCGACAATCAGGAACGCCTGTTGCTCGTTCAGATAGGCCAGCAACTGCGATGAGTCCTGCTGAATCATGCTACGGCTTGCGCGCTTTCTCTCTTCGATTGAGGCGAGCATCGGTTCCAGGGCTGGAAACAGCGAGAAGTCGACCACCTGGCCGACGCTGTAATAGCTCTGTTCGCGAATGCCGGGCTCAAGCTTGGCCAACAGCGCCAGCACCCCCTGAAAGTGCTCATCATGGGTCGCCGCCCACTCGCCCAACTGCTGGCTCTGTTCGATCACTTGCCAATGCTCGGGCAGCGATACCGCCAGCGCTTCAAACGCCGGGGTAATCTCATTCCAGAGCAGCAGCTGCGCCTTGACCTTATAGGCCAGATCCTGCAATTGCCGATGATCCTGTTCCAGGTCCTCAAGCATCCAGGACTCCTGCAGGCCGGCGGTGATCAGCCGCTTGGAGGCCGTTTCCGCCTCGTTAATAATCAGCAGTGACAACACTGCCAACGCAGCCAGAGCGCTCACGGAGATAAAGGCAAAGCAGAGGATGCGCGTACGAACGGTGGAAAACATGGTCACCTCACAACAGGATAGGCTCACGCAGGCTAGTCCCGTGATGTGACATTGCCATGACAGGCCGTCTGGAATCGCCCTTTGCTGCTCATAATCAGAATGATTGCCACCCAATCAGCTTAACTAGCGCTTGGCTCCCAGGCGCCGCAGACAGTGCTAACGTGCTGGCAGTCGCCACTCTCACCGTTCAGATAAAAGGAAATCTCGCATGTCACTAGCCGCAGGTCGTCAGTCGATTTTCATTACCGGTGCTGCTTCCGGTATGGGCCGGGAAACCGCGCGTCTGTTTCAGCAGCAGGGTTGGTTTGTCGGCGCCTTTGACTTGAATCAGAGCGGGCTGGAAGCGTTACAGGCTGAGTTGGGCGCCGAGAACTGCATGGTCGGCCAGCTGGACGTGAGCGACAAAGCGGCCTTCGAACGGGCGGTCAACGCTTTCAGCGAAGCGACCGGCGAGCGCATGGATATTCTCTTCAACAATGCCGGGATCGCGATGCGCGGTTTCTTTGACGAGATGCCCTTCGACGAGCAGATGCGCATCGTGCAGGTGAACTTCATCGGCGTGTTGAACGGCATCTACACCGCGCTGCCACTGCTCAAGGCCACGCCGAATGCGCTGTGCTTCACTACCTCTTCCTCCTCGGCGACCATGGGCATGCCGCTGATCGCGGTGTATTCCGCCACCAAGCATGCGGTCAAGGGCCTGACCGAGGCGTTGTCCAACGAATTCCGTCGCCATGACATTCGTGTTGCCGATGTGCTGCCAGGGCTGATCCGCACCGGCATGCCGGATGAAGAGTTATTGGCAGCCGCTGCCGAGACCGGTGCCTTCCGCGTGATCGAGGCGGTGGAAGTGGCGAAGGTGGTGTGGCAGGCCTACCAGTCCGACACTCTGCACTGGTATGTGCCGGAAGAACTGGCCGAGCTGGACAAGGCCGCCGGCAATCATCCAGAGAAGCTCCGCGACAAGTTGGCGCGCCAGCTCTAGAGTCCTTGCCGCAACGTACTGCCAGCGTTAGCCTGCGCACTCATTCTGCGGAGGTGCGCTGTGCGGGTTACTGTCTGGGATCTGCCAACAAGGCTGTTTCACTGGCTGCTGGTGCTGGCGATCAGCGGCTCATTGATTAGTGCACAACTAGGCGGGGACTGGATGCTTTGGCATGGCCGCTTCGGCCTGAGCGTGTTCGGCCTGCTGGTGTTCCGCCTGCTGTGGGGCGTGCTGGGGAACCATTATGCGCGCTTCGCCAGCTTCTTCCCCACACCGAGCCGGATCAGCGCTTACCTGAAGGGCAGTTGGTCGGGGCTGGGCCACAACCCCCTCGGCGCGCTTTCGGTATTCGCGCTGCTGGGGCTGCTCGGCTTCCAAGCCCTGAGCGGTTTGGTCAGCAGCGATGATGTCGCCTTCAGCGGCCCCTTGGCCTGGCAAGTGCCGTCCTGGTTAGTCGGGTTAGCGAGCGACTGGCACCGCAGCACCGAGCTGTTTATCTATCTGCTGTTAGGGCTGCATGCGCTCGCGGTGCTGGTGTATCAGTGCCGGGGTCGGCCGCTGATGGGCAGCATGATCCACGGCCAGCGCGACGTATCCGTCGCAGTTGAGCCAGCGCGGCCTGCTGGAGCCCATGCTCTGATTCTGGCGCTGCTGCTGACAGCGCTGGCCGTGTGGGGCGCCAGCGGCATGTGGATAGCGCCTGTGGTTTAGCCTCAAGCCTGCTCGGGCAGGGCGCCAGGGCGTTTGAGGCTGCCTAAGGTATTAAAGGCGATATGCGTGCTGGGGAAGACTTCGCGCACCTGTTGTTTGAGCCAGTCCGTACTGTCCAGCCGATCCATCAATGGGCCTTTTACTTCGGCCAGATGCACGTGGACATCGCGCTCCAGCAAGCCTTCGGTCAACTCGCTCAACATGTCCAGCCCGGTTCCGTCGATATGGTTGACCGCCGAGAGAATCAGCAGCACCTCGCGGGTATCCGGGTAGTCACGCAGGGCCTTTTGAATGGAAAACTCAATGGCCTTGGTATTGGCGAAGAAAATGTTCTCATCGATGCGCAGTGCCAGCGTGTGCGGCGCCGTTTCCACCAGGTGGCGCTTGGTGTTGCGGAAATACTGCGTGCCCGGCACTCGGCCGACCACGGCCACATGCGGGCGACTACCGCGCCATAACTGCGCGGCAATCGACAGACAGATACCCAGAACGATACCGCCCTCAATACCCAGCAACAGCACGCCCGCAGCGGTGCTGAACAGCGTCAGCCCTTCGGCGCGGTCATAGCGCCATGCGCGTCTCAAGCTGGCCACGTCGATCAGCGGAGTGACCGCTACCAGGATGATAACGGCCAACACCACCAGCGGAAGATGAGCGAAAATCGGCGCAATAGTGACCAGGATCAGCCCGATAATCACCGCTGCCACAATGCCCGCCAGCGGCGTATTCGCACCTGCTTCGACATTCACCACCGAACGGGAAAAGCCGCCGCATACGGCAAAACCGCCGGTCAGGCCTGAGCCCAGGTTCGCAGCGCCCAGCCCAAGCAGTTCCTGATTCGCATCGATACTCTGGCGCTTGTGCCGGGCCAGGGATTGGGCAATAGAGACGCTCTCGACAAAGCTGACCAGACTGATCAGCGCCGCGGGCAGCAACAGCGAGCGCAGATTACCCAGATCCGGCGTGACCCAATACAGCGACGGCAGGCCCAGCGGCAGACTGCCCACCACTGGCACCCCGCGCTCGGCCAACTGGCCCAGCACCGTGACCGTCATGGCCAACCCGACCACCACAATCGGCGCCAGCCGTGCCAACAGCGTCGCCAGCTCCTGTTTGAAACCCAGCTTTTTCAAGTGGCCGGAGAGCAGACTGCGCGCATACAGCAGCAGCAGTAGACAGATCAGCCCGAAGCCCAGCACCACGCTGTTGATTATCTGCCAGTCATTGAGCAACTGCAGCGGATTAGCCGGCAGACGCGGCACGCCGAGCAGATGCGGCAATTGGCTGAGCACAATCAGAATCGCCGCCCCGCTGATAAAACCGCTGATCACCGGATGACTGAGGAAGTTGGCGAGAAAACCCAGTCGTAAAAGTCCGAAGACAAACAACATGACACCCGAGAGCAGCGCCAGCCAGATCGCCAACTGCAGATATTGATCACTGCCAATAGTCGCCATCGGCGCCAGCAGCGTTGCGGTCATCAGACCGGTGACCGCGACAGGACCCACCGACAGGTTCATGCTGCTGCCGAAAATCGCGTAGGCAATCAAGGGTAGCAGACTGGCATACAAGCCGATCTGTACCGGCAGGCCGGCGAGCATCGCGTAAGCCATGCTCTGCGGAATGATCATCACGCTGACCACTAAACCGGCGGTCAAATCACCACTCAACCACGCACGACGATAATGCCGGGCCCACGCAAGAATGCCAGTACCACCGGGGGGCTGCAGGCGACGATTTTCCAGCATCAGGCAGTGGTCCATCTGTCAAAGAATTTGAATAACAGCATACCTGCAAGCATCGCCACAACGAAGAGCAACGCTTGCGGAACGCCGGCGCCCAGGGCAACTACTGCTGGCCCCGGGCAGAACCCGGCGACGCCCCAGCCCGCACCAAAAATCAGCGCGCCGAGCACCAGACGTCGATCAAGCCTATGGGTATCGGGCAGTTGCATGGGTTCGCCGCTGAGTGAGCGAGACGCACGCTGGGCCCACTGCATCGGCAGAAAAGCCGCAGCGATTGCGCCGGCCATCACCAGTGCCAGCGACGGATCCCAGGCTCCAAATAAATCGAGAAACCCGAGCACCTTGGCCGGATTAGCCATACCCGCAATAATCAGCCCGAGCCCGAACAGCAGGCCGCTAGCGAACGCTATGAGTTTACGCATTACTTAGGCTCCCCAGACATGGCGCAGTAAGAACACGCTGATAAAGCCCGCACCCATAAAGGCCAGTGTTGCCACAAACCCACGCAGAGAAAGCCGCGCCAGGCCACAAACCCCGTGACCACTGGTACAACCCGACCCCATCCTAGAGCCGAAACCCACCAGCAAACCGGCTACCACCAGCGCCACAGGGCCGGCCTCAATCACCATCGTCGGGCGACTATGCACAACCCAGTAAATCAGTGGCGCCAGCAGCAGGCCGAGAACAAATAACAGCCGCTCCCCATTGCCTGCCTGGCGCGGTGTCAGAAGGCCGCCGAGCATCCCGCTGATACCAGCGATACGCCCATTGAATACCACCAGCAGGGCAGCAGCCAGACCAATCATGACCCCGCCGATCAACGCTGACCAGGGGGTAAAACTCACCCAATCGACTGTCATTTCTAGCTCTCCTCGGCGCAAAATAATTGATACAGCGTCTCGATAACCGCCAGGGCTTCCGCGCTGGCGATACGGTAAAAAATCTGTTTGCCCTCACGCCGGGTTGTCACCATACCTTCGCGCCGCAGCACACCCAGCTGCTGGGACAGGGTTGGCTGCACAATGCCAAGGGTGGCTTCCAGTTCGCCGACATTGCGTTCGCCTTCGGCCAGATGACAAAGCAGCATCAGACGGTCGCGATTGCCCAGCGCCTTGAGCAAAGTCAAAGCCTTGTCGGCGGCTTGCTGCAGGCGCAGCAGATCAACAGCGTCGGTGGTAGATGGCATGGGGTCCCTCGATAACAATCTATTGACTTACAATATATATAAAAATAGATTGTATTCAAGCCGCAATTTTTCAAGTCCCAGTGAGGAGCCATTTATGAGTGACAACATTGTTAGCGTTAATCTGGAGCAGGAAGAGGCTTATCGTTTCAAGGTTGAATTCGGCAGTGAAACACCAGCGATCCTGACCGACGAGCCCGCGCCACTTGGCGCCGCAGCAGGGCCCAGCCCGGTCGAGCTGCTTATCAGCGCAGTGGCAAGCTGCCTGACCGACAGCCTGATATTCGCCCTGAATAAATTCAAGCAACCCAGCGACGGTATGCGCACAGAGGCGAGCGGCGAGCTTGGCCGCAATGCGGACAATCGCCTGCGGGTAGCCAAGGTCAACGTCACCCTGCATCTGGGCCATGCTCAGGGAGAAATTGAACGGCTGGAGCGGATCCTCGACCAGTTTGAACAGTTCTGCACCGTCTCCCAGAGCGTCGCCCAGTGCCTGCCCGTGCACCTGACGGTCATGGACAGCGAGGGCGTGCAGCTCAAGCAGAGCGTGCTGGGTGGCTGAGGCCGTTCCGATTGGAGGTGATAACAGTGCGTTGATGGGCGCATCAACAAGTCTTCAGCGCTTAAGCGAATCTTAAGTTTCACCTAGCAAGCTTCTCTGCATCACTGGAGAGAAGCTCATGACAGACTCACTTATTACACCACTATCACCGCTGGCCACCTTCAGTCAGGGATACCAACTGGAGCTGAACAGCGGTCAGGCGAGTACCGACCCGCTACGCGCGCAGTTCGAAGCCTTCATACACCAGCGGTTTGCCGAGACCTACGGCGCCACCGTGAAGCACTACATGCCACAACTACTTGGCCTGCGCCACAAGGGCGCTCTGCAGGCCGTCGTCGGTCTACGTCCTGCCAGCGCAAGCCCGCTTTTCCTTGAACAGTATCTCGATATTCCCGCCTGCACCCAGATCCGCCAACGCAGTGGCATTGCCATGCAGCGCGAACAGATGATCGAGGTGGGCAACCTGGCGGCTCTGGCACCCGGCGCGGCACGCATGCTGATTATTGCCCTGACTCACTACCTGGCTGCACAAGGCTTTAGCTGGGTGGTATTTACCGGCACAGCGATGCTGCTCAACAGCTTCCAGCGCCTGGCCCTGAGCCCCATCGACCTGGGGATGGCCGACCCTGCACGGCTGGGCCGACAGCAGGCGGAGTGGGGTAGTTATTACGCGACACGCCCCCGGGTGATGGCCGGCTATATCCCCGAAGGTCTCGCCCAGCTCAATCAACGGGACGCCTTTCAACGCCTGGGTTATCAGGCGCGGTACGCACAGCCACAGGAGGCAAACCATGCCAGCGCCTGATCATTTCTGGATGGCGCTGAACCAGCACGCCGAAAGCAGACCTACAAGGACGGCCTTGCAGGATGACAATGGCAGCCTGACCTACGGGGAGCTCCCTGGCCAGATCGTCGACCGCAGCAAACGGCTGAGCGAGGCTGGCTGTCGCCGCGTGGCACTTGCGCTGGAGAACGGCTGCGAATGGATCCTCTGGGATCTCGCGCTACTTCACACTGATCTTGTATGCATACCCATGCCCACTTTTTTCAGCGCCGGCCAGGTCACGCATCTGCTCGCCAGTGCTGATGTCGACACCGTGATCGGCGATTTGCCTGGCGGAGTCGACCCTGCGCAATTGGGCTTCAGGCGCACGAGCCTGGGCTGGCAGCGGCCGACATCATCAATGCCGTCGACAGCCGCAGCGATACCTGAGGGCACCTGCAAAATCACCTTTACCTCGGGCACTACCGGCCATCCAAAGGGCGTCTGTCTGGGCGCAAACGCATTGATGGCGGTCGCGCTGAGTCTGCAGGCAGCCTGCGCCGAAGTGACCCCCGAGCGTCACCTGGTGCTACTACCGCTTGGGGTGCTGTTGGACAACATCGGCGTCTACGCCGCGCTGTTGGCCGGCGCCAGCATTCAGCTACCCGAACATAGCGGCGTGCGTAACAACACCCTGGATATTCAACGCCTGTCACAGGTGCTG
This genomic stretch from Halopseudomonas pelagia harbors:
- a CDS encoding PAAR domain-containing protein; protein product: MLSIGIGSKTSTGGSVIEGNSGILFDGLVASSVGHKATCPACKKGVGEIVAVGARTTILPAGPAARAGDYVACGCPPGANKLIAKGTVNVGAEAGNGVARVDSSLAAAAKRSLLTGSFDANQPIAKGQDTNIMHVEASDVFFAVGDSSENPDSRDVLLNYQLDAQEFNLRQVAFLPAEGVGVNGTFFIKGSLSLSGRELFISAMGFTAADHMGTVHFQAAAKVLIDGRQILSTPLVVDRNEAGLWPNDQYVPIGSAVLTLPAPELGNVVQVVISGGYIYSAPEGSAVPIPPTGAVTIPLPIVKAK
- a CDS encoding methyl-accepting chemotaxis protein, yielding MFSTVRTRILCFAFISVSALAALAVLSLLIINEAETASKRLITAGLQESWMLEDLEQDHRQLQDLAYKVKAQLLLWNEITPAFEALAVSLPEHWQVIEQSQQLGEWAATHDEHFQGVLALLAKLEPGIREQSYYSVGQVVDFSLFPALEPMLASIEERKRASRSMIQQDSSQLLAYLNEQQAFLIVGSAVFLIAIILMTLWLRRTVIVRLQNIESDIKQMDATSDLSRTPVVTGKDEVAGVARALNGLVGRFDQFVGDIRHSAASLNQRSATLDAEAEAVQAASETTREQIEEVNNSMGAIAGQASEIESVTELSAAKIREAVLANAQVQQGLQSSEAAANNAVDVIVRVSTSIQALGESTSKIEQVIGVIAAIADQTNLLALNAAIEAARAGEHGRGFAVVADEVRTLSQRTADSTRNIRQWVMDLVEGVSGVDALLGEMHAAGADNRTNLDQLKTHLTRLAGQFVEMETSSHQVSRSVSLQRDELNLIKQRSAMLRESSVLLMGSVNQSREISESLRQESLSMRQLTERFRSAGAV
- a CDS encoding SDR family oxidoreductase; translated protein: MSLAAGRQSIFITGAASGMGRETARLFQQQGWFVGAFDLNQSGLEALQAELGAENCMVGQLDVSDKAAFERAVNAFSEATGERMDILFNNAGIAMRGFFDEMPFDEQMRIVQVNFIGVLNGIYTALPLLKATPNALCFTTSSSSATMGMPLIAVYSATKHAVKGLTEALSNEFRRHDIRVADVLPGLIRTGMPDEELLAAAAETGAFRVIEAVEVAKVVWQAYQSDTLHWYVPEELAELDKAAGNHPEKLRDKLARQL
- a CDS encoding cytochrome b/b6 domain-containing protein, whose amino-acid sequence is MRVTVWDLPTRLFHWLLVLAISGSLISAQLGGDWMLWHGRFGLSVFGLLVFRLLWGVLGNHYARFASFFPTPSRISAYLKGSWSGLGHNPLGALSVFALLGLLGFQALSGLVSSDDVAFSGPLAWQVPSWLVGLASDWHRSTELFIYLLLGLHALAVLVYQCRGRPLMGSMIHGQRDVSVAVEPARPAGAHALILALLLTALAVWGASGMWIAPVV
- a CDS encoding SulP family inorganic anion transporter encodes the protein MLENRRLQPPGGTGILAWARHYRRAWLSGDLTAGLVVSVMIIPQSMAYAMLAGLPVQIGLYASLLPLIAYAIFGSSMNLSVGPVAVTGLMTATLLAPMATIGSDQYLQLAIWLALLSGVMLFVFGLLRLGFLANFLSHPVISGFISGAAILIVLSQLPHLLGVPRLPANPLQLLNDWQIINSVVLGFGLICLLLLLYARSLLSGHLKKLGFKQELATLLARLAPIVVVGLAMTVTVLGQLAERGVPVVGSLPLGLPSLYWVTPDLGNLRSLLLPAALISLVSFVESVSIAQSLARHKRQSIDANQELLGLGAANLGSGLTGGFAVCGGFSRSVVNVEAGANTPLAGIVAAVIIGLILVTIAPIFAHLPLVVLAVIILVAVTPLIDVASLRRAWRYDRAEGLTLFSTAAGVLLLGIEGGIVLGICLSIAAQLWRGSRPHVAVVGRVPGTQYFRNTKRHLVETAPHTLALRIDENIFFANTKAIEFSIQKALRDYPDTREVLLILSAVNHIDGTGLDMLSELTEGLLERDVHVHLAEVKGPLMDRLDSTDWLKQQVREVFPSTHIAFNTLGSLKRPGALPEQA
- a CDS encoding YeeE/YedE family protein, yielding MRKLIAFASGLLFGLGLIIAGMANPAKVLGFLDLFGAWDPSLALVMAGAIAAAFLPMQWAQRASRSLSGEPMQLPDTHRLDRRLVLGALIFGAGWGVAGFCPGPAVVALGAGVPQALLFVVAMLAGMLLFKFFDRWTTA
- a CDS encoding YeeE/YedE family protein; the encoded protein is MTVDWVSFTPWSALIGGVMIGLAAALLVVFNGRIAGISGMLGGLLTPRQAGNGERLLFVLGLLLAPLIYWVVHSRPTMVIEAGPVALVVAGLLVGFGSRMGSGCTSGHGVCGLARLSLRGFVATLAFMGAGFISVFLLRHVWGA
- a CDS encoding ArsR/SmtB family transcription factor, whose product is MPSTTDAVDLLRLQQAADKALTLLKALGNRDRLMLLCHLAEGERNVGELEATLGIVQPTLSQQLGVLRREGMVTTRREGKQIFYRIASAEALAVIETLYQLFCAEES
- a CDS encoding OsmC family protein — protein: MSDNIVSVNLEQEEAYRFKVEFGSETPAILTDEPAPLGAAAGPSPVELLISAVASCLTDSLIFALNKFKQPSDGMRTEASGELGRNADNRLRVAKVNVTLHLGHAQGEIERLERILDQFEQFCTVSQSVAQCLPVHLTVMDSEGVQLKQSVLGG
- a CDS encoding thermostable hemolysin → MTDSLITPLSPLATFSQGYQLELNSGQASTDPLRAQFEAFIHQRFAETYGATVKHYMPQLLGLRHKGALQAVVGLRPASASPLFLEQYLDIPACTQIRQRSGIAMQREQMIEVGNLAALAPGAARMLIIALTHYLAAQGFSWVVFTGTAMLLNSFQRLALSPIDLGMADPARLGRQQAEWGSYYATRPRVMAGYIPEGLAQLNQRDAFQRLGYQARYAQPQEANHASA